Proteins encoded in a region of the Streptomyces sp. NBC_00310 genome:
- a CDS encoding carbohydrate ABC transporter permease, translating into MPRLWRYGRPALVLLLAALAVGVPLWLVLVTSAKPQAEAIEPNLDPPEHWQPGANYDDAVAQGEMLRGLLNSLLVVVPSVVLVLILGAGAAWVFARRRSRLVSAAYALCISGLLLPPAVITIVMELRQLGLAGTRPGMIAVYTGMYLSTSIFFMTGFIRAIPMELEEAARIDGAKPLRIFARIVLPLLRPVIATATIMVMLYAWSDIFYAFFVLGGGDRATLPLNLYKVASAQLYLNNWHLVFAYVVVMSLPMVAVFLVGQRKIVSGITSGAVK; encoded by the coding sequence GTGCCCCGGCTCTGGCGGTACGGCCGCCCCGCCCTCGTCCTCCTCCTCGCCGCTCTCGCCGTCGGCGTCCCCCTCTGGCTGGTCCTCGTCACCTCCGCCAAGCCGCAGGCCGAGGCCATCGAGCCGAACCTCGACCCGCCGGAGCACTGGCAGCCCGGCGCCAACTACGACGACGCCGTCGCCCAGGGCGAGATGCTGCGCGGTCTTCTCAACTCCCTGCTGGTCGTGGTCCCTTCGGTGGTCCTCGTGCTGATCCTCGGCGCGGGCGCCGCCTGGGTCTTCGCGCGCCGCAGGTCCAGGCTGGTCTCGGCGGCGTACGCGCTGTGCATCAGCGGTCTGCTGCTGCCACCGGCCGTCATCACCATCGTGATGGAGCTGCGGCAGCTCGGGCTGGCGGGCACCCGGCCCGGAATGATCGCCGTCTACACCGGGATGTACCTCTCCACGTCGATCTTCTTCATGACGGGCTTCATCCGCGCCATCCCCATGGAGCTGGAGGAGGCGGCCCGGATCGACGGGGCGAAACCGCTGAGGATCTTCGCGCGGATCGTCCTGCCCCTCCTCCGACCGGTCATCGCCACCGCGACGATCATGGTGATGCTCTACGCCTGGAGCGACATCTTCTACGCCTTCTTCGTCCTCGGCGGCGGCGACCGGGCCACCCTCCCGCTCAACCTCTACAAGGTCGCGAGCGCCCAGCTCTACCTCAACAACTGGCATCTCGTCTTCGCGTACGTCGTGGTGATGAGCCTGCCGATGGTCGCCGTCTTCCTCGTCGGCCAGCGAAAGATCGTGTCCGGAATCACCAGTGGAGCCGTCAAATGA
- a CDS encoding AI-2E family transporter: MWSALTLLVTGVVSVGVWICVTFQTAVTPMLVALLGTALLGPFYRRLVAMKFNKSLAAGLTCAAVVVVMGGAAYIVVAALIDTGDQIITSLRDAAKSLSDEFGLAGTSLDDLAKNAKELLSKFGGTAASGVLTGVSAVSEFVAMAILAMLLMFFFLRDSDKAVASLHSLAPRGSGDTLEVMARRAFRAIEGYMRGTTLIAFIDGACIAIGLLILQVPGAIGLGALVFVGAYIPYLGSFLSGAVAILVAFADRGLVTALWAVGVVFAVQILEGNVLQPMIHSRTVQMHPAAILLALTAGASIAGILGMLLAVPLTAAVSGVLSELRARYGDGAGATAPPGSREVARAAG, from the coding sequence GTGTGGAGCGCGCTCACGCTGCTGGTGACGGGTGTCGTCTCGGTGGGCGTGTGGATCTGTGTGACGTTCCAGACGGCGGTCACGCCGATGCTGGTCGCGCTGCTCGGTACGGCGCTGCTGGGTCCGTTCTACCGGCGGCTGGTCGCGATGAAGTTCAACAAGTCCCTTGCCGCCGGGCTGACCTGTGCCGCCGTGGTGGTGGTGATGGGCGGGGCCGCGTACATCGTGGTGGCCGCGCTGATCGACACCGGTGACCAGATCATCACCTCGCTCAGGGACGCGGCGAAGTCCCTCAGTGACGAGTTCGGGCTCGCGGGGACCTCGCTGGACGACCTCGCGAAGAACGCGAAGGAGCTGCTGTCGAAGTTCGGCGGCACCGCGGCCTCCGGGGTGCTCACCGGGGTCAGCGCGGTCAGTGAGTTCGTCGCGATGGCCATCCTGGCGATGCTGCTGATGTTCTTCTTCCTGCGCGACTCCGACAAGGCGGTCGCCTCCCTGCACTCGCTCGCGCCGCGCGGCTCCGGTGACACCCTGGAGGTGATGGCACGGCGCGCGTTCCGGGCCATCGAGGGCTATATGCGGGGAACGACGCTCATCGCCTTCATCGACGGCGCCTGTATCGCCATCGGTCTGCTGATACTCCAGGTGCCGGGCGCGATCGGCCTCGGCGCGCTGGTGTTCGTCGGCGCGTACATCCCGTATCTGGGCTCGTTCCTGTCGGGCGCGGTGGCGATCCTCGTCGCGTTCGCGGACCGGGGCCTGGTGACGGCGCTGTGGGCGGTCGGGGTCGTCTTCGCCGTGCAGATCCTCGAAGGGAACGTGCTCCAGCCGATGATCCACAGCCGGACCGTGCAGATGCACCCGGCGGCCATTCTGCTGGCCCTCACGGCCGGGGCCTCCATCGCCGGCATCCTCGGCATGCTCCTCGCCGTGCCGCTCACGGCGGCGGTGTCCGGTGTGCTGTCGGAGCTGCGGGCACGGTACGGGGACGGGGCGGGCGCGACCGCACCCCCGGGGAGCCGGGAGGTAGCCCGCGCGGCAGGATGA
- a CDS encoding GH12 family glycosyl hydrolase domain-containing protein translates to MSHRRPRLTRTAKIGAAAVTALAVGASVTVATAGEEARRCTDFDTITLGKYYVNNNVWNREKAVGTQCVWDNSRSGSTISWGTSYSLANSGTGMDHDVKSYASSVLGWHWGWKVDKAATGLPIRVGDRKAVKTGWEFSVGSDPGTMNVAYDLWLHSKNTADWQDRPTDEVMIWLNRQGGAGPLGTRYGSVSLGGAMWDIHTGDIGWKVYSFVRRTNTTKATLNLDDFTQALVRRKLLSGDKYVSGIEAGTEVFKGTGRLDTKAYSVDIG, encoded by the coding sequence ATGTCGCACCGTCGCCCACGCCTGACCCGTACGGCCAAGATCGGCGCGGCCGCGGTCACCGCGCTCGCGGTCGGGGCCTCCGTGACCGTGGCGACGGCGGGGGAGGAGGCCAGGAGATGCACGGACTTCGACACGATCACGCTGGGCAAGTACTACGTGAACAACAACGTCTGGAACAGGGAGAAGGCCGTCGGCACCCAGTGCGTCTGGGACAACTCCCGGTCGGGCTCGACCATCTCGTGGGGAACGAGCTACAGCCTCGCCAACTCCGGCACGGGCATGGACCACGACGTGAAGTCGTACGCGAGCAGCGTGCTCGGCTGGCACTGGGGCTGGAAGGTCGACAAGGCGGCCACCGGGCTGCCGATCCGTGTCGGTGACCGCAAGGCCGTGAAGACCGGCTGGGAGTTCTCGGTCGGCTCCGACCCCGGCACCATGAACGTCGCCTACGACCTGTGGCTGCACTCCAAGAACACCGCGGACTGGCAGGACCGGCCCACCGACGAGGTCATGATCTGGCTCAACCGGCAGGGCGGCGCGGGACCGCTCGGCACCAGGTACGGGAGCGTCAGCCTCGGCGGGGCGATGTGGGACATCCACACCGGTGACATCGGCTGGAAGGTGTACTCCTTCGTCCGCCGCACCAACACCACCAAGGCCACGCTCAACCTCGACGACTTCACCCAGGCCCTGGTCCGCCGCAAGCTGCTGAGCGGCGACAAGTACGTCTCCGGCATCGAGGCGGGCACCGAGGTCTTCAAGGGAACCGGCCGCCTGGACACGAAGGCGTACTCGGTGGACATCGGCTGA
- a CDS encoding sulfotransferase family protein has product MTSTPLSLSLANLLLRPTLGSRRDPDRVFDRIVAKAGQADGDEEFTDGFRFLLRHWAGDADLTAVGWQSAQAHLRRHLTNRARVRRLIAEHPEIEQETIERPVFVVGLPRTATTLTHGVLSISDEHRCPLLWELLAPDLHTSPERRRKAITSTRRWVGGINLFAPRFQDIHPMTAEGPEECTFVLPHALVPLSQARIPQYQAWHFERDFVPDYGYLKQVYQVLQYGRPRRRWMLKSPMHLGNLDALRAVFPDATIVWTHRDPATVVGSFCSLVEQGMVGTLRPLDLHVLGAQWLELLSRSMERALAARAAIPREALVDVPYSWLGSDPATGAPKLYEAVGARWTDADAARLPGIVARPKGSRPHRYDLARYGLTRADVEAAFTDYNALRAEVDRA; this is encoded by the coding sequence ATGACCTCCACTCCCCTGTCCCTCTCCCTGGCCAATCTGTTACTCCGGCCGACGCTCGGCTCCCGACGCGACCCGGACCGGGTCTTCGACCGGATCGTCGCCAAGGCCGGACAGGCGGACGGGGACGAGGAGTTCACCGACGGCTTCCGGTTCCTGCTGCGCCACTGGGCGGGCGACGCCGACCTCACCGCCGTCGGCTGGCAGTCCGCCCAGGCCCATCTGCGCAGGCATCTCACCAACCGGGCCCGCGTCCGGCGGCTGATCGCCGAACACCCGGAGATCGAGCAGGAGACCATCGAGCGGCCGGTGTTCGTGGTCGGTCTGCCGCGCACCGCCACCACACTCACCCACGGCGTGCTGTCGATCTCGGACGAGCACCGCTGCCCGCTGCTGTGGGAGCTGCTCGCGCCCGACCTCCACACGTCACCCGAGCGGCGGCGGAAGGCGATCACGTCCACGCGCCGCTGGGTCGGCGGCATCAACCTGTTCGCCCCGCGCTTCCAGGACATCCACCCCATGACCGCCGAGGGCCCCGAGGAGTGCACCTTCGTCCTGCCGCACGCCCTGGTGCCCCTGTCCCAGGCCCGCATACCGCAGTACCAGGCCTGGCACTTCGAGCGGGACTTCGTCCCGGACTACGGCTACCTCAAGCAGGTCTACCAGGTGCTCCAGTACGGTCGCCCACGCCGCCGCTGGATGCTCAAGTCCCCCATGCATCTCGGGAACCTCGACGCCCTGCGCGCGGTCTTCCCCGACGCCACGATCGTGTGGACCCACCGGGACCCGGCGACCGTCGTCGGGTCGTTCTGCAGCCTGGTCGAGCAGGGCATGGTCGGCACCCTCCGCCCCCTCGACCTGCACGTCCTCGGCGCCCAGTGGCTCGAACTGCTGAGCCGCTCCATGGAGCGCGCGCTCGCGGCCCGGGCCGCCATCCCCCGCGAGGCGCTGGTGGACGTCCCGTACTCCTGGCTCGGTTCCGACCCGGCCACGGGCGCCCCGAAGCTCTACGAGGCCGTCGGCGCCCGGTGGACCGACGCCGACGCCGCCCGGCTCCCCGGGATCGTCGCCCGCCCCAAGGGCTCCCGCCCTCATCGCTATGACCTGGCCCGGTACGGCCTGACCCGGGCCGACGTCGAGGCGGCCTTCACCGACTACAACGCGCTGCGGGCCGAGGTCGACCGGGCCTGA
- a CDS encoding CBM35 domain-containing protein — protein sequence MAGTLPATGASAAAAADPQRLTVDLSASEGPVMLGANGALYGLSDDGVPSDAALAPLKITSISQKPEGGAQHPNGDALTVSKSFFRNGGGEINVMMQDIYAKWPYEDLGIDDYLPKVDKIVKEVSADPNSDRFVYIPFNEPDQIWYKLDVADQAQYEVNRDRFFRDWKTVYERIRAIDPDARIAGPNEAGYHTRLLRDFLAFAKRENVLPQVMTWHELGSGSLRDFQAHYDDYRSLERAAGIAPLKINIDEYANRRDLSVPGQLVQWVSMFERNKVYANQAYWDAAGNMDGNVVRSNIPNGGWWFFRWYAGLTGDTVKVTPPQANTIDTLQGLASLDASRRQAQVLLGGAAGDTDVVVEKVSRSLFGRTVTATVAEAAWSGYEGQHATPRVLSRTKVRIADDGTVTVPLRGLHKMSAYRVVLTPGGSGTPTTPSVPWTASYEAEDAAITDGKVYTQGTVSNANGYAASGTKDVGSLNQVGSKVDFTVSVPKDGTYDLAILYGNQSGTPATQKLIVDGGDPVTVTYPSTENWTYRAKKDVTVRLPAGTHRLTLAKGDTEVTLDRIDLTARTAEPSASYEATLADISGKPSYDYASSAGVGTGALGLRSGDKAVFDVYAPRDGYYRVVPRASAPVKLALHGQSVAAVPDRPLRLYLVAGNNRITATAKHTAVRSLDVTGAGSTTGTLAYEGASATLAGGARLVDSAHASAGSYIGWLGNSADSTAEFTVNAPTSGRYVLVVHYAHNDRRDNGHSYNTDIMSRTADITVGDGAPRTVTFKNTWGWDDYWTVGVPVDLEKGANKVTFGNAGAWAPNIDRIEVGRVVG from the coding sequence ATGGCAGGCACCCTCCCCGCCACCGGGGCGTCCGCGGCGGCCGCCGCGGACCCGCAGCGCCTCACCGTCGACCTCTCCGCCTCCGAGGGCCCGGTGATGCTCGGCGCCAACGGCGCGCTGTACGGGCTCAGCGACGACGGGGTGCCCAGCGACGCGGCCCTCGCCCCCCTGAAGATCACCAGCATCTCGCAGAAGCCGGAGGGCGGCGCCCAGCACCCCAACGGCGACGCGCTGACCGTCTCCAAGTCGTTCTTCCGCAACGGCGGCGGCGAGATCAACGTGATGATGCAGGACATCTACGCCAAGTGGCCCTACGAGGACCTCGGCATCGACGACTACCTCCCCAAGGTCGACAAGATCGTCAAGGAGGTCTCGGCCGACCCGAACAGCGACCGCTTCGTCTACATCCCGTTCAACGAGCCCGACCAGATCTGGTACAAGCTCGACGTCGCCGACCAGGCTCAGTACGAGGTCAACCGCGACCGGTTCTTCCGGGACTGGAAGACGGTGTACGAGCGCATCCGAGCCATCGACCCGGACGCGCGGATCGCCGGCCCCAACGAAGCCGGCTACCACACACGCCTGCTGCGCGACTTCCTCGCCTTCGCCAAGCGCGAGAACGTCCTGCCCCAGGTGATGACCTGGCACGAGCTGGGCTCCGGCTCCCTGCGGGACTTCCAGGCCCACTACGACGACTACCGTTCCCTGGAGCGGGCGGCGGGCATAGCCCCGCTGAAGATCAACATCGACGAGTACGCCAACCGGCGCGACCTCTCCGTCCCCGGCCAACTCGTCCAGTGGGTCTCGATGTTCGAGCGGAACAAGGTGTACGCCAACCAGGCGTACTGGGACGCCGCGGGCAACATGGACGGCAACGTCGTCCGCTCCAACATCCCCAACGGCGGCTGGTGGTTCTTCCGCTGGTACGCGGGCCTGACCGGCGACACCGTCAAGGTCACCCCGCCGCAGGCGAACACCATCGACACCCTCCAGGGTCTCGCCTCCCTCGACGCCTCCCGCCGCCAGGCCCAGGTCCTGCTCGGCGGCGCCGCCGGTGACACGGACGTCGTGGTCGAGAAGGTCTCCCGTTCCCTGTTCGGCCGTACGGTCACCGCGACCGTCGCCGAGGCCGCGTGGTCCGGCTACGAGGGGCAGCACGCGACCCCGCGCGTCCTCTCCCGCACGAAGGTGAGGATCGCGGACGACGGCACGGTGACCGTCCCGCTGCGCGGCCTGCACAAGATGTCCGCCTACCGCGTCGTCCTCACCCCGGGCGGCTCCGGCACCCCGACGACCCCGTCCGTCCCCTGGACCGCCTCCTACGAGGCCGAGGACGCCGCGATCACCGACGGCAAGGTCTACACCCAGGGCACCGTCAGCAACGCCAACGGCTACGCGGCCTCCGGCACCAAGGACGTCGGCTCGCTCAACCAGGTCGGCAGCAAGGTGGACTTCACCGTGTCGGTGCCGAAGGACGGCACGTACGACCTGGCGATCCTGTACGGCAACCAGTCCGGGACCCCGGCCACCCAGAAACTGATCGTCGACGGCGGCGACCCGGTCACCGTCACCTACCCCTCCACCGAGAACTGGACCTACCGCGCCAAGAAGGACGTCACCGTCCGACTTCCGGCGGGGACGCACCGGTTGACCCTCGCCAAGGGCGACACCGAGGTCACCCTCGACCGGATCGACCTCACCGCCCGCACCGCCGAGCCCTCCGCCTCCTACGAGGCCACGCTCGCCGACATCAGCGGGAAGCCGTCGTACGACTACGCCTCGTCAGCGGGTGTCGGCACCGGCGCGCTCGGCTTGCGCTCCGGCGACAAGGCGGTCTTCGACGTGTACGCCCCGCGCGACGGCTACTACCGGGTGGTGCCCCGGGCGTCCGCGCCGGTGAAGCTCGCCCTGCACGGGCAGTCGGTGGCGGCGGTGCCCGACCGGCCGCTGCGGCTGTACCTCGTGGCCGGCAACAACCGGATCACCGCGACCGCCAAGCACACCGCCGTCCGCTCCCTCGACGTCACCGGCGCCGGCTCGACCACGGGCACGCTCGCGTACGAGGGCGCCTCGGCCACGCTCGCGGGCGGAGCCAGGCTCGTCGACTCCGCGCACGCCTCGGCCGGGTCGTACATCGGCTGGCTCGGCAACAGCGCGGACAGCACCGCCGAGTTCACGGTGAACGCCCCCACGTCCGGCCGCTACGTCCTGGTCGTCCACTACGCGCACAACGACCGCCGCGACAACGGCCACTCGTACAACACCGACATCATGTCCCGTACGGCGGACATCACGGTCGGGGACGGTGCGCCGCGCACGGTCACCTTCAAGAACACCTGGGGCTGGGACGACTACTGGACCGTGGGCGTCCCCGTCGACCTGGAGAAGGGCGCCAACAAGGTGACCTTCGGCAACGCGGGCGCGTGGGCGCCGAACATCGACCGGATCGAGGTGGGCCGGGTCGTCGGCTAG
- a CDS encoding carbohydrate ABC transporter permease, with translation MADTAVRTRKKAPTRSEPRRAGRLPRAAVHHPWWFALPAVIVFAGFFLVPNLLNFYYPFTNWSSYHPDIAFTGLDNFTTIAADGTLVRAIRTTLLYALLAAVFQNGFGLVLALLLEDDTRFNRFFRAVFFLPVLISALATGYVFQALLDQDGAVNSLLGTDVPWLGSTTWTLVIVTLIHGWKWMGLSMLIYLAGLKGIPGDMLEAARMDGAGPWRTFWSVRWPMLAPALTFNVATALIGSMNTFDIVQATTGGGPAASTEVFNIYMFRIFGQGLYAQASAMSLVLFLVVVAVAIPLVIGLRRREQLL, from the coding sequence ATGGCGGACACGGCCGTACGTACGCGCAAGAAGGCACCCACGAGAAGCGAACCCCGGCGGGCGGGGCGGCTGCCCCGGGCCGCCGTGCACCACCCCTGGTGGTTCGCGCTCCCCGCGGTCATCGTCTTCGCGGGCTTCTTCCTGGTGCCCAACCTGCTCAACTTCTACTACCCGTTCACCAACTGGTCCTCGTACCACCCGGACATCGCCTTCACGGGCCTCGACAACTTCACGACCATCGCCGCCGACGGCACCCTCGTCCGCGCGATCCGTACCACCCTGCTGTACGCGCTGCTCGCGGCCGTCTTCCAGAACGGCTTCGGGCTGGTGCTGGCCCTGCTGCTGGAGGACGACACCCGCTTCAACCGGTTCTTCCGTGCCGTCTTCTTCCTGCCGGTGCTCATCTCGGCCCTCGCCACGGGGTACGTCTTCCAGGCGCTCCTCGACCAGGACGGCGCGGTCAACTCGCTGCTCGGCACGGACGTTCCCTGGCTGGGCTCGACGACGTGGACGCTCGTCATCGTCACCCTCATCCACGGCTGGAAGTGGATGGGCCTGTCGATGCTGATCTATCTGGCGGGGCTGAAGGGCATCCCCGGCGACATGCTCGAAGCCGCGCGGATGGACGGAGCCGGGCCCTGGCGGACCTTCTGGTCGGTGCGCTGGCCGATGCTGGCCCCGGCCCTCACCTTCAACGTCGCCACGGCGCTCATCGGCTCGATGAACACCTTCGACATCGTGCAGGCCACGACCGGCGGGGGGCCCGCCGCCTCCACCGAGGTCTTCAACATCTACATGTTCCGGATCTTCGGCCAGGGCCTGTACGCACAGGCGTCCGCGATGAGCCTCGTCCTCTTCCTGGTCGTGGTCGCCGTCGCGATTCCGCTGGTCATCGGATTGCGCCGAAGGGAGCAGCTGCTGTGA
- a CDS encoding glycoside hydrolase family 31 protein, with amino-acid sequence MNQPAENQTPTGAVSLAQSSPTVGTFRERDGALEWSGRQETLRIEPWGPDAVRVRARLGGPVLDGLPGALLDEAESTESSVKIEDGLGRLTVGALTVEVDAEGLIRYTRTADGGELLSEARAHFWWPGSRLYTAVGNGHHRLEQRFAAYDDEKLYGLGQHQHGRLDQKGLVLDLVQRNAEVGIPVLTSSRGYTLLWNNPAIGRVELAGNGTRWVADSARQIDYWITAGDPADAQRRYSAATGRTPMLPEWAAGFWQCKLRYRTQDELLAVAREYKRRGLPIDVIVCDFFHWTHLGEWKFDLAEWPDPAAMVRELDELGIKLVVSVWPSVSPLSENHPVMEQRGYFIGTQYGPMAHADWPDKGVASTVQVAFYDATNPEAREFVWSRVKENYLEPYGIKAFWLDACEPEIKPGFQENLRYWAGPGLEVGNMYPAESARTFYEGLKAAGEDEIVSLNRSAWAGSQRWGAALWSGDIGTDFTALRQQIAAGLNTALSGIPWWNTDIGGFHGGDPDDPAYREVMVRWFQFGAFSPLMRLHGFREPGMPLGPAMTGGPNEVWSYGEEAGAILEDYLRLRERLKPYVLRVMREAHEEGLPVMRPLFLEFPEDERAWSVDDAYLFGRDVLVAPVLEAGVTRWTTYLPAGARWTDAWTGETYEGGASVTVDAPLERIPVFLRDGVSLPIAE; translated from the coding sequence GTGAATCAGCCTGCCGAGAACCAGACCCCGACGGGCGCGGTCAGCCTCGCCCAGTCCTCCCCCACCGTCGGCACGTTCCGTGAGCGGGACGGCGCCCTGGAGTGGAGCGGACGCCAGGAGACCCTGCGGATCGAGCCCTGGGGCCCGGACGCGGTCCGGGTCCGCGCCCGCCTGGGCGGCCCGGTCCTCGACGGGCTGCCGGGCGCCCTGCTCGACGAGGCGGAGAGCACCGAGAGCAGCGTCAAGATCGAGGACGGCCTGGGCCGGCTGACCGTCGGCGCGCTCACCGTCGAGGTCGACGCCGAGGGCCTGATCCGGTACACGCGCACCGCCGACGGCGGCGAGCTGCTGTCGGAGGCCCGCGCCCACTTCTGGTGGCCCGGATCGCGCCTCTACACGGCCGTCGGCAACGGCCACCACCGCCTGGAGCAGCGCTTCGCCGCGTACGACGACGAGAAGCTGTACGGCCTCGGGCAGCACCAGCACGGGCGGCTCGACCAGAAGGGCCTGGTGCTCGACCTGGTCCAGCGCAACGCCGAGGTCGGCATCCCGGTGCTCACCTCCAGCCGCGGCTACACCCTGCTGTGGAACAACCCGGCGATCGGCCGTGTCGAGCTGGCCGGCAACGGCACCCGCTGGGTCGCCGACTCCGCCCGGCAGATCGACTACTGGATCACCGCGGGCGATCCGGCCGACGCGCAGCGCCGCTACAGCGCGGCGACGGGCCGTACGCCGATGCTGCCCGAGTGGGCGGCCGGCTTCTGGCAGTGCAAGCTGCGCTACCGCACTCAGGACGAACTCCTCGCCGTGGCACGGGAGTACAAGCGGCGGGGTCTGCCCATCGACGTCATCGTCTGCGACTTCTTCCACTGGACGCATCTCGGCGAGTGGAAGTTCGACCTCGCCGAGTGGCCCGACCCGGCGGCCATGGTCCGGGAGCTGGACGAGCTGGGCATCAAGCTGGTGGTGTCCGTGTGGCCGTCGGTGTCGCCGCTGAGCGAGAACCACCCTGTGATGGAGCAGCGCGGCTACTTCATCGGGACGCAGTACGGCCCGATGGCGCACGCCGACTGGCCGGACAAGGGGGTCGCGTCGACGGTCCAGGTCGCCTTCTACGACGCGACGAACCCGGAGGCACGGGAGTTCGTGTGGTCGCGGGTGAAGGAGAACTACCTGGAGCCGTACGGCATCAAGGCGTTCTGGCTGGACGCCTGCGAGCCGGAGATCAAGCCGGGCTTCCAGGAGAACCTGCGCTACTGGGCGGGGCCCGGCCTGGAGGTCGGCAACATGTACCCGGCCGAGAGCGCCCGCACCTTCTACGAGGGGCTGAAGGCGGCCGGCGAGGACGAGATCGTCTCCCTCAACCGTTCGGCGTGGGCGGGCAGTCAGCGGTGGGGCGCCGCGCTGTGGTCCGGTGACATCGGCACGGACTTCACGGCCCTGCGCCAGCAGATCGCGGCGGGCCTCAACACGGCGCTGTCCGGCATTCCCTGGTGGAACACCGACATCGGCGGCTTCCACGGCGGCGACCCCGATGATCCGGCGTACCGCGAGGTGATGGTGCGCTGGTTCCAGTTCGGCGCGTTCTCGCCGCTGATGCGGCTGCACGGCTTCCGTGAGCCCGGTATGCCGCTGGGTCCGGCGATGACCGGGGGGCCCAACGAGGTCTGGTCGTACGGGGAGGAGGCCGGGGCGATCCTGGAGGACTACCTCCGGCTGCGGGAGCGGCTGAAGCCGTATGTGCTGCGGGTGATGCGGGAGGCCCATGAGGAGGGGCTGCCGGTGATGCGGCCGCTGTTCCTGGAGTTCCCGGAGGACGAGCGGGCCTGGTCGGTCGACGACGCGTATCTGTTCGGGCGGGATGTGCTGGTCGCGCCGGTGCTGGAGGCGGGGGTGACGCGGTGGACGACGTACCTTCCGGCGGGGGCGCGGTGGACCGACGCGTGGACCGGGGAGACGTACGAGGGCGGTGCGTCCGTGACCGTGGATGCTCCGCTGGAGCGGATTCCGGTGTTCCTGCGGGACGGGGTGTCGTTGCCGATCGCCGAGTAG
- a CDS encoding LacI family DNA-binding transcriptional regulator translates to MVTLAEVAQHAGVSASTVSYVLSGKRSISAGTRQRVERSIQELGYHPNAGARALASNKSNIVALMVPLRTDMYVPVMMEIAIAVATTARTYGYDVLLLTGEEGPDAVRRVTGSGLADAMILMDVELDDERLPLLRGTDQPSVLIGLPADTSGLTCVDLDFGATGALCVEHLAMLGHRDIAVIGEAPAVYERHTGFAERTLDGLRSRAKELGMRVLHRPCGGGYDAMAATLARIFDERPGTTGVVVQNESAVEPLLALLRQQGRAVPEDVSVIAVCPDQVAVQASVRLTSVAIPAQEMGRRAVEQLVAKLEGRDTDEVVLLAPELTVRASTGPLSTTG, encoded by the coding sequence ATGGTCACCCTCGCCGAGGTCGCCCAGCACGCCGGAGTCTCGGCGAGCACGGTGAGCTATGTCCTCAGCGGCAAGCGGTCCATCTCCGCGGGCACCCGGCAGCGGGTCGAGCGGAGCATCCAGGAGCTCGGCTACCACCCGAACGCGGGGGCCCGCGCCCTGGCGAGCAACAAGTCGAACATCGTCGCCCTGATGGTCCCGCTGCGCACCGACATGTACGTCCCGGTGATGATGGAGATCGCCATAGCGGTGGCCACCACCGCCCGTACGTACGGCTACGACGTGCTGCTGCTCACCGGCGAGGAGGGCCCCGACGCGGTGCGCCGGGTCACCGGCAGCGGGCTCGCCGACGCGATGATCCTGATGGACGTGGAGCTCGACGACGAACGGCTGCCGCTGTTGCGCGGCACCGACCAGCCGTCGGTGCTCATCGGACTGCCCGCCGACACCAGCGGCCTGACCTGCGTCGATCTCGACTTCGGGGCGACGGGTGCGCTGTGCGTGGAGCATCTGGCGATGCTCGGCCACCGCGACATCGCCGTCATCGGCGAGGCGCCCGCGGTGTACGAACGGCACACCGGTTTCGCCGAGCGCACCCTCGACGGACTCCGGTCCCGGGCGAAGGAGCTGGGCATGCGCGTGCTGCACCGCCCCTGCGGGGGCGGCTACGACGCGATGGCCGCGACCCTGGCCCGGATCTTCGACGAACGCCCGGGCACCACGGGGGTCGTCGTGCAGAACGAGTCCGCGGTGGAGCCGCTGCTCGCGCTGTTGCGGCAGCAGGGGCGCGCGGTGCCGGAGGACGTCTCGGTGATCGCGGTCTGCCCGGACCAGGTCGCCGTGCAGGCCTCGGTACGGCTGACCTCCGTCGCCATCCCCGCCCAGGAGATGGGCCGACGGGCCGTGGAGCAGCTGGTCGCCAAGCTGGAGGGCCGGGACACCGACGAAGTGGTGCTCCTCGCCCCCGAGTTGACGGTCCGCGCGAGCACGGGACCGCTGTCCACCACCGGCTGA